The Pseudoalteromonas translucida KMM 520 genome has a window encoding:
- a CDS encoding ABC-F family ATPase, which produces MISTANITMQFGAKPLFENISAKFGDGNRYGLIGANGCGKSTFMKILSGELEPSSGNVSTDPNERVAKLNQDQFAYEEYSVIDTVIMGHKQLWEIKQERDRIYSLAEMSEADGMKVADLETEFAEMDGYSAESKAGELLLGVGIATEQHYGPMSEIAPGFKLRVLLAQVLFSDPEIMLLDEPTNNLDIYTIKWLEDVLNQRDCTMIIISHDRHFLNSVCTHMADIDYGELRIYSGNYDEYMFAATQARERLLSENAKKKNQIAELQQFVSRFSANASKAKQATSRAKRIDKIQLDEVKASSRQTPFIRFDQEKQLFRNALEMTNLSQGFGDNTLFSGLEGLVEVGERIAIIGENGVGKTTLLNTFAGRLAPKSGEFKWSENANIGYYAQDHADEFATDMNLFEWMEQWQQEGDDEQVVRSFLGRMLFSQNDIKKSVKVISGGEQGRMLFGKIMMHKPNILLMDEPTNHMDMESIEALNLALEAYEGTLLFVSHDRQFVSSVATRIWEVKDGKVIDFRGTYAEYLASKEA; this is translated from the coding sequence ATTATTAGTACAGCTAACATCACCATGCAATTTGGTGCTAAACCATTATTTGAAAACATCTCAGCAAAATTTGGCGACGGCAACCGTTACGGTTTGATCGGTGCTAATGGTTGCGGTAAATCAACATTTATGAAAATTTTAAGTGGTGAGCTGGAGCCGTCTTCGGGTAACGTTAGCACTGATCCAAATGAACGCGTTGCTAAACTAAACCAAGACCAGTTTGCGTACGAAGAGTATTCTGTAATTGATACTGTGATCATGGGTCATAAGCAGTTATGGGAAATTAAACAAGAACGCGACCGTATTTACTCTTTAGCTGAAATGAGCGAAGCGGATGGCATGAAAGTAGCCGATTTGGAAACTGAATTTGCCGAAATGGACGGTTACTCTGCAGAATCTAAAGCGGGTGAGTTGTTATTAGGTGTAGGTATTGCTACTGAGCAACACTATGGCCCTATGTCAGAAATTGCGCCAGGTTTTAAATTGCGTGTACTTTTAGCACAGGTACTGTTTTCAGATCCTGAAATAATGCTACTCGATGAACCTACTAATAACTTGGATATTTATACTATCAAGTGGTTAGAAGATGTATTAAACCAACGCGATTGCACCATGATAATTATTTCCCATGACCGCCACTTTTTAAACTCGGTTTGTACTCACATGGCCGATATTGATTACGGTGAGCTGCGTATTTATTCAGGTAACTACGACGAATACATGTTTGCTGCAACGCAAGCACGTGAACGTCTGTTAAGCGAAAACGCCAAAAAGAAAAACCAAATTGCTGAACTACAACAGTTTGTATCGCGTTTTTCTGCTAATGCGTCAAAAGCTAAGCAAGCAACGTCGCGCGCTAAACGTATCGACAAAATTCAGTTAGACGAAGTTAAAGCGTCATCACGTCAAACGCCATTTATTCGTTTCGATCAAGAAAAACAATTATTCCGAAATGCGTTAGAAATGACTAACCTTAGCCAAGGTTTTGGCGACAACACTTTGTTCTCTGGCCTAGAAGGTTTAGTAGAAGTAGGTGAACGTATTGCTATTATTGGCGAAAACGGTGTAGGTAAAACAACACTGTTAAATACCTTTGCAGGGCGCTTAGCGCCTAAATCGGGTGAGTTTAAATGGTCTGAAAATGCCAATATTGGTTATTACGCGCAAGATCATGCAGATGAATTTGCCACCGATATGAACTTATTTGAGTGGATGGAGCAATGGCAGCAAGAAGGCGACGACGAGCAAGTCGTACGTAGCTTTTTAGGCCGTATGTTGTTCTCTCAAAACGATATTAAAAAGTCGGTTAAAGTAATATCGGGTGGTGAGCAAGGCCGTATGTTATTTGGTAAAATTATGATGCATAAGCCAAATATATTACTAATGGATGAGCCAACCAACCACATGGATATGGAATCTATTGAAGCACTTAACTTAGCACTTGAAGCCTACGAAGGTACTTTATTGTTTGTATCTCACGATCGCCAATTTGTATCATCGGTTGCTACGCGTATCTGGGAAGTTAAAGATGGTAAGGTTATTGACTTTAGAGGTACCTACGCTGAGTACCTAGCAAGTAAAGAAGCGTAA
- a CDS encoding porin — protein sequence MINNKLATLLSISILAAPAVSAVEVYKDDKNAVSIGGYIDVRAINTQNQTEIVNGASRINFAFKRQLKNDWEALALIEWGVNPVGNSDIVYNNRFESIQDEFLYNRLGYAGLSHDKYGQITIGKQWGSWFDVVYATNYSYVWDGNAAGVYTYNKDDGAVNGTGRGDKTLQYRNTYNDFEFSVQTQLKNSEFYTCDVSNITEAQCQTKWETGDATAQKVEFNYTFGGAVTYNVTDMLTLTAGINRGEFDLHFGDGTTRSVEDIIYGAGIIWGNINAPGLYAAANINKNENHDTDNLGRLIKEAVGIETFVSYRFDNDFRPFIAYNLFDAGDDYVIQPNFNADPNDVFKRQFAVIGVHYLLDDNTQLYIEARKDFGDFESANKEQQALMEQSEDDGIAIGFRYTL from the coding sequence ATGATAAATAACAAGTTAGCAACTCTACTAAGCATTAGTATTTTAGCGGCTCCAGCTGTATCGGCAGTAGAAGTTTATAAAGACGATAAAAATGCTGTCTCTATCGGTGGATATATTGACGTTCGTGCGATCAATACCCAAAACCAAACTGAAATAGTAAATGGTGCCTCGCGTATTAACTTTGCTTTTAAACGCCAATTAAAAAATGATTGGGAAGCACTGGCCTTAATTGAATGGGGTGTAAACCCTGTTGGTAACAGTGATATTGTTTACAATAACCGCTTTGAATCTATTCAAGATGAGTTTTTATATAACCGCTTAGGTTATGCCGGCTTATCGCATGATAAATATGGTCAAATTACCATTGGTAAACAATGGGGTTCGTGGTTCGATGTTGTTTACGCCACCAACTACAGTTATGTGTGGGATGGTAATGCAGCAGGTGTTTACACATATAATAAAGACGATGGCGCAGTAAATGGTACTGGTCGCGGTGATAAAACACTGCAATACCGCAATACTTACAACGACTTTGAATTTAGCGTACAAACACAGCTAAAAAACAGTGAGTTTTACACTTGTGATGTAAGCAATATTACAGAAGCACAATGCCAAACTAAATGGGAAACTGGTGATGCGACAGCACAAAAAGTAGAGTTTAATTACACTTTTGGTGGTGCTGTAACTTATAACGTAACCGATATGCTTACGTTAACCGCTGGTATTAACCGCGGCGAGTTTGACTTACACTTTGGCGATGGCACAACTCGCTCAGTAGAAGATATAATTTATGGCGCTGGTATTATTTGGGGTAACATTAACGCCCCAGGTTTATACGCTGCAGCTAACATTAATAAAAACGAAAACCATGATACCGACAATCTGGGTCGCTTAATTAAAGAAGCCGTTGGTATAGAAACATTTGTATCTTACCGTTTCGATAATGACTTTAGACCCTTTATTGCATACAACCTTTTTGATGCTGGCGACGATTACGTAATTCAACCTAACTTTAACGCCGACCCTAACGATGTATTTAAGCGTCAATTTGCCGTTATTGGTGTTCATTACTTACTTGACGACAATACCCAGCTTTACATAGAGGCACGTAAAGATTTTGGTGACTTTGAAAGTGCTAATAAAGAACAACAAGCACTTATGGAACAATCGGAAGATGATGGCATCGCAATTGGTTTTAGGTATACACTTTAA
- a CDS encoding GNAT family N-acetyltransferase: MFKTITLPRVTLRLITHKHGAALFGILNHPLVSQYNDYQTPLSQQQVKQLIQNDISGYFEGEVLRLAIEHNSNGQLLGSCGLYKINTDTQTAFIGFELHPDFWQQGIMQEVLLGFMAVMPALQLKHLYAEVSAHNQRSHALLIKLGFKPKCSVQNSDNSSLWCKLL; encoded by the coding sequence ATGTTTAAAACAATAACACTGCCGCGGGTTACCTTACGTTTAATAACTCACAAACATGGCGCAGCTTTGTTTGGTATTTTAAACCACCCATTAGTGTCTCAATATAACGATTACCAAACACCGCTTAGCCAGCAACAGGTAAAGCAATTAATACAAAACGATATTAGCGGCTATTTCGAAGGGGAAGTATTGCGCCTAGCAATTGAGCATAACAGCAATGGCCAATTACTAGGCTCGTGTGGTTTATACAAAATTAATACAGACACGCAAACGGCTTTTATAGGTTTTGAGCTACACCCAGATTTTTGGCAGCAAGGAATTATGCAAGAAGTGCTTTTAGGTTTTATGGCAGTAATGCCTGCATTACAATTAAAACATTTATATGCAGAGGTGAGTGCACATAACCAACGTTCACACGCTTTGCTAATAAAGCTAGGGTTTAAGCCAAAGTGTAGTGTACAAAATAGTGATAACAGTTCACTTTGGTGTAAATTATTATAG
- a CDS encoding CPXCG motif-containing cysteine-rich protein, with translation MNQLTEKSIGCPYCGETIDVLLDVADLDQQYIEDCQVCCKPIIFKVFEDADADLGVNVYSEDDAF, from the coding sequence ATGAATCAATTAACCGAAAAATCGATTGGCTGCCCTTATTGTGGCGAAACAATTGACGTTTTACTAGATGTCGCAGATTTAGACCAACAGTATATTGAAGACTGCCAGGTGTGTTGTAAGCCAATTATTTTTAAAGTTTTTGAAGACGCAGATGCTGATCTTGGTGTTAATGTATACAGTGAAGATGATGCATTTTAA
- a CDS encoding TetR/AcrR family transcriptional regulator yields the protein MDKKQRTRNKILASAWELFLLQGYEHTSTREIATAAGVAVGTVFSHFDNKIDLLIAGMQQQITAIINQARASDKQHSPRLKLRHYAHPLYYFYCENSEFSKILISNVIWQATFFSEQVSQFKQLLFQQQTQIDDVKASVMIDCYFMTLISGLNEQSPNADAMLRQLTQKIALL from the coding sequence ATGGATAAAAAACAGAGAACACGTAATAAAATTTTAGCATCTGCTTGGGAGTTATTTTTATTACAAGGTTACGAGCATACCTCAACCCGAGAAATTGCAACTGCTGCTGGTGTAGCTGTGGGCACTGTATTTAGTCATTTCGATAATAAAATAGACTTATTAATTGCCGGAATGCAGCAACAAATTACCGCTATAATTAATCAAGCTCGCGCATCCGACAAACAACACTCTCCTAGATTAAAGCTGCGTCATTATGCACATCCCCTGTATTATTTTTATTGTGAAAACAGTGAATTTAGTAAAATACTTATCAGTAATGTTATTTGGCAAGCAACTTTTTTTAGTGAGCAAGTAAGCCAATTTAAACAGTTATTATTTCAGCAGCAAACTCAAATTGATGACGTAAAAGCAAGCGTAATGATTGACTGCTACTTTATGACTTTAATTAGCGGGTTAAACGAGCAATCTCCCAATGCCGATGCTATGTTAAGGCAACTTACCCAAAAAATAGCCTTGCTATAA
- the msrA gene encoding peptide-methionine (S)-S-oxide reductase MsrA: MKRILALALTSSVIFYASLAHANKTEKAILAGGCFWCMESDFEKLEGVTDVISGFTGGKLKNPTYNGNHRGHYEAVEITYDPAIVSYKAILDHYWVNIDPFDAKGQFCDKGPSYLSAIFVANEQERKLAEQSKQTVIEQFPNKAVVTPILNTSTFYPIKGDESYHQDYYKKNPIRYNTYRWRCGRDSRLEDIWGDKAGH; encoded by the coding sequence ATGAAAAGAATATTAGCCTTAGCGTTAACATCATCCGTTATATTTTATGCATCGCTCGCCCATGCAAACAAAACCGAAAAAGCCATTTTAGCCGGAGGTTGCTTTTGGTGTATGGAAAGCGATTTTGAAAAGCTAGAAGGTGTAACCGATGTAATATCGGGTTTTACGGGAGGTAAACTTAAAAACCCAACTTATAACGGTAATCATCGTGGTCATTATGAAGCTGTAGAAATTACTTACGATCCTGCAATAGTTAGCTATAAAGCTATACTTGACCATTACTGGGTAAACATTGATCCCTTTGATGCTAAAGGCCAATTTTGCGATAAAGGGCCAAGTTACCTAAGCGCTATTTTTGTAGCTAACGAGCAAGAGCGCAAATTAGCAGAGCAATCTAAACAAACAGTGATCGAACAGTTCCCAAATAAAGCCGTGGTTACCCCTATACTAAACACAAGTACCTTTTACCCAATTAAAGGCGATGAAAGTTACCATCAAGATTATTATAAAAAAAATCCTATTCGCTACAATACCTATCGCTGGCGTTGTGGGCGCGACAGCCGCCTAGAAGATATTTGGGGCGATAAAGCGGGCCATTAA
- a CDS encoding TonB-dependent siderophore receptor gives MNTNFKERKLTYLSACLVFLFISQTSSALEQPPLLHQANTAIERVAVIGSRHVYSSNFTPLETPQAEQIIDLATLENAGAWDLNQALDLSASVARQNNFGGLLNSFALRGFTGDENLSSNYLVNGFNIGWGLGGTRDLSSIASVEVLKGPRAALFGRGEPGGVVNLITKQPTFDTAGELKLAVASEDTYRADIDYTTGVSDDVAIRLIGFYEDSNSFRDTIKKTKQGVSPSVAWYINDNSELIYELEYSKQTIPFDRGVLVINGELGVIPANRFLGEPGDGPITAQVVGHQLEFKHDINDDWSVLIGANYRDTKLTGFATETGFAGVVNDEVNRFRRYRDYSANYRVLRGEVTGDINFAGFEHRLTVGADTDKFENNQFLLQVMGDQYINVYNPEYGAYALPTPTTHTDRVEIQQSLGVFIQDQISLTNKLDIRLGARLDDFKQALNNRLTNTGYKQTESRISPQLGAVYAVTDFISAYAAYGENFRPLSGTDVQGNGFKPNQTTSKEVGVKVSLNNGALVGTLALFKVEQQNMLVVDDPTAFTSAAIGEAQSKGFEIDINGQLTNNLNLWASYAYVDAITKNSFYDSNFGLNIAAGSSLLNIPQHQLSLQLVKSTEVNGKALKLGGGLLYVGDRNGFFGTDFTLPSYITARAFMRYAVSDSITLTGELDNLFNETYYTSSFSDAWVQPGTPRSVRFAASFKF, from the coding sequence ATGAACACCAATTTTAAAGAGCGTAAGCTTACTTATTTATCTGCTTGTTTAGTTTTCTTATTTATCAGCCAAACAAGCTCAGCCCTTGAGCAGCCACCGCTACTTCATCAGGCTAATACGGCTATAGAGAGGGTTGCAGTGATAGGCTCGCGCCATGTATATAGCAGTAACTTTACGCCGTTAGAAACACCGCAAGCTGAACAAATAATCGATTTAGCAACGCTTGAAAATGCTGGCGCATGGGATTTAAACCAAGCATTGGATTTATCGGCTTCGGTTGCTAGGCAAAATAATTTTGGTGGCTTGTTAAATAGTTTTGCTTTGCGTGGTTTTACAGGAGATGAAAACCTATCGAGTAACTACTTAGTTAATGGCTTTAATATAGGCTGGGGCTTGGGTGGTACGCGAGATCTGTCGAGTATTGCCTCGGTTGAGGTACTAAAAGGGCCGCGTGCTGCGTTATTTGGCCGGGGAGAACCTGGCGGGGTAGTTAATTTAATAACTAAACAGCCAACATTTGATACTGCAGGCGAACTAAAACTTGCTGTTGCAAGTGAGGATACCTATAGGGCTGATATAGATTACACTACTGGGGTTTCTGATGATGTTGCAATTAGACTGATCGGTTTTTATGAAGATTCAAATAGCTTTAGAGACACCATTAAAAAAACCAAACAAGGCGTTAGCCCATCAGTAGCTTGGTATATTAACGACAACAGTGAACTGATTTACGAACTTGAATACAGTAAGCAAACAATCCCTTTTGATAGAGGGGTACTAGTAATAAACGGTGAGCTTGGGGTTATTCCTGCAAACCGATTTTTAGGTGAACCGGGTGATGGCCCTATTACAGCACAAGTAGTTGGCCATCAGCTTGAGTTTAAGCATGATATTAATGACGACTGGAGTGTATTAATTGGTGCTAATTACCGTGATACCAAGTTAACCGGTTTTGCCACTGAAACTGGTTTTGCAGGTGTAGTGAATGATGAGGTTAATCGTTTTAGGCGTTATCGAGATTACAGCGCAAACTATAGGGTTTTACGCGGCGAAGTTACTGGCGATATTAATTTTGCAGGGTTTGAGCATCGTTTAACTGTAGGGGCAGATACCGATAAATTTGAAAACAATCAGTTTTTACTTCAGGTTATGGGCGATCAATATATTAATGTGTATAACCCAGAGTATGGTGCTTATGCGCTACCTACACCCACTACTCATACTGATCGTGTTGAAATTCAGCAATCATTGGGCGTATTTATTCAAGATCAAATAAGTTTAACCAATAAGCTAGATATACGCCTTGGCGCGCGTTTAGACGATTTTAAGCAAGCACTTAATAATCGTTTAACTAATACAGGGTATAAACAAACAGAGTCGCGTATTAGTCCGCAATTAGGCGCTGTGTATGCGGTGACTGACTTTATATCTGCTTATGCGGCTTATGGCGAAAACTTTCGTCCGCTTTCGGGTACCGACGTACAGGGAAACGGCTTTAAGCCAAACCAAACAACTTCAAAGGAAGTTGGCGTTAAGGTTAGTTTAAATAACGGTGCGCTGGTGGGCACGTTAGCCTTATTTAAAGTTGAGCAACAAAATATGTTGGTGGTAGACGATCCAACAGCATTTACCAGTGCCGCTATTGGCGAAGCGCAAAGTAAAGGGTTTGAAATTGATATAAATGGCCAACTAACGAATAACTTAAATCTGTGGGCGTCTTATGCTTATGTTGATGCAATAACCAAAAATTCATTTTACGATAGTAACTTTGGCCTAAATATAGCTGCTGGCAGCTCGTTGTTAAACATTCCTCAGCATCAATTGAGTTTACAGTTGGTAAAATCGACAGAAGTGAATGGAAAAGCGCTAAAATTGGGGGGTGGTTTACTTTATGTGGGTGATCGAAATGGCTTTTTTGGTACCGACTTTACACTACCAAGTTATATAACTGCTCGGGCATTTATGCGTTACGCAGTATCAGACTCAATAACGCTAACAGGGGAGCTAGATAACTTATTTAATGAAACTTATTATACCAGCTCATTTTCAGACGCTTGGGTGCAACCTGGCACGCCTCGTAGCGTTAGATTTGCTGCCTCGTTTAAGTTTTAA